In Tenacibaculum sp. 190524A02b, the genomic stretch GACTACAGACACACTTCATTTTGATAGAAAAGCACAAGTTTTATATTATGAGCATGGTGCTACTATAAAAGATAAAAAAAACACACTTAAAAGCTTACGTGGCACTTATTTTTTAGAAGATAAAAAGTTTACTGCTAAATCTAAAGTAACTGTGGTAAATACTAAAAATCATTTAGAATCAGAACATCTAGATTATTATACTAACTCCAGTTTAGCATACCTATACGGCCCTAGTACTATTACTAATTTAAAAGATAGTACAAAAATTTATTCAGAAAGAGGTTTTTACGATACTAATACTGAAGTTTCTTATTTTGTTAAAAGAGCCAAGTTATTTTTAAAGAATAGGACAGTTGAAGGTGATAGTTTATACTACGATAAAAGAAAAGGGTTTGCTTCTGCTACCAATAATATTAAAGTAATTGATACGCTTCAAAACATGGTTACTAAAGGTAATTATGCTGAACTATATGAGGAAAAAGACTCTATTTTTATCATTAAAAAAGCCGTAGCCATTTCTGAACATCAGAAAGACTCTATGTATATTCATGGTGATAAAATTTTAATCACTGGAAAACCTGAAAAAAGAATTGTTAGGATTTTTAATGATGTGAAAATTTTTAAATCTGACTTACAAGGTAAATGTGACTCTATCCATACAAGTCAAGTTACTGGGTTAACTAAAATGTTTAAAAACCCTATTCTATGGTCAGGTAAAAGTCAGATTACTGGTGATAGTATTCATCTATTATCTGAGAAAAAAACGAACAAACTAGATTCTTTATTTGTAATACAAAACTCTTTTATTATTCAAAAAGATTCCTTAGCTATTGATGATTACAATCAAATTAAAGGTCGTAATATTTATGGAAAGTTCATTAAAAATGAAATTAAAACGATGTTAGTTAAAGGGAATGCTGAATCTTTATACTTTAGTAGAGATGATGATACCCAAAAACTAGAAACAATTACTAAAGAAATTGCTAGTGATATTGAATTTACTTTAGAAGATAATGAGATAATAGAAACTAAATATTTTAAGAAATCTGAAGGAAAAACTTTTCCTCCTTCTGAGTTTCCAAAAGATGAAAAAAAGTTTAGAGGGTTTATTTGGCGTGGCAATGAGCAACCATTAACTATGGAAGATATATTTATAGACGATGCTCCTACAACAATTAAAAAAGATGACCTCAAGACTACTACTTCTAACAAGGGTACTACTGATAAAAAAATTAATAAAGATGTATTAAAAGCTCAAGAGCAACTCACAAAAGAAAGCTTAAAGAAAAAAACTTCTCCTAAATATAATTTTAAAAAAGAGTAAATATTGCTATATTGCTCAAAGGGAAAACTAAGATAAAGGGTAAAATCTACTACTCTATCTAACTTTTTCATAGCACATATAACCTAAACTTATATTTTAATGAAGGAGGATTTTTTTAAACACCAAGGACAGACTACACCACATTCTTTAGCTATTGAAATTTCGCATGCCTATGGTAATTATATTTATGATACCTCAGGTAATAAATTATTAGATTTTGTAGCGGGTGTTTCTGCAAACAGTTTAGGCCATAATCATCCTAAAGTAAATAGCGCCATTAAAGACCAGTTATCTTTATACACACATGTGATGGTTTATGGTGAGTTTATACAAAAACCTCAATTAGAACTGTGTAAAAAAATAGTAGCTACATTACCTGATGATTTATCTTCTGTTTATTTAGTTAACTCAGGAACAGAAGCAACAGAAGGTGCTTTAAAACTAGCAAAACGTTTTACAGGAAGGAGTGAAATTATCAGTGCTAAAAATTCGTATCATGGCAATACACAAGGTGCTATGAGTGTTTGTGGTTCTGAAAAGCAAAATCAAGCTTATCGCCCCTTAATACCTGGAATTAAGTTTATAACCTATAATAATGAAATTGATTTAGAGCAAATAACTACTAAAACTGCAGCAGTTATATTGGAAACTATTCAAGGTGGCGCTGGTTTTATAGAACCAACTAATGGTTATTTAACTAAAGTAAAAGAGAAATGTAAAGCTGTAGGTGCATTACTAATTTTAGATGAAATTCAAACTGGTATTGGTAGAACAGGTACTTTTTGGGGATTTGAAAACTATAAAGTAATACCAGATATTATTATAACAGGAAAAGGTTTGGGCGGAGGAATGCCTATTGGTGCATTTATTAGTTCACATGAAATTATGAGCTCCTTAAAAGAGAACCCTAAACTAGGACATATAACTACTTTTGGTGGACACCCTGTAATTGCAGCTGCAGCTTTAGCCACTATTGAGGAAATAACAAATGCTAATTTAACTAAAGAAACTTTAAGAAAAGAAAAGTTAATTCGTAAACTTTTAGAAAAACACTCAAAAATTAAAGAGATTAGAGGTCGTGGATTAATGTTAGCTGCTATAGTAGCATCAAGTGAAATTGCTAGTAATGTCATTTTAAATTGCCTTAAAGAAGGTTTAATTTTATTTTGGCTACTTTTTGAAGGAAAAGCTATTAGAATTACACCTCCATTAACCATTAGTGATTCTGAAATAGAAATAGGCTGCACTATTTTATTAAATGCCTTAAACGCTATTGATAATCAAAATCAATCTAGCCAAGAAGAAGAAGAATAACTGAGTTTTAACTCTAAGATACCTTATTTTTCATCTATTTAACTGTAGGTAAACTCCATTCATCTATAGTTAATTATTAACCAATCCATTTTATCTTTTTAAAGCTTTATTAGCATGTAATTTTACACTACCAATCAATAAAAAGTAGTGACATGCATAATTTAAAATCTTTTATAACTTATCTTTTCCTATTAATTATATCACTCCCAAATACTTTTTCTCAAGAGCCTTTTAATTGTGATTATCATGCTTATTTATTTCAAAGAAATGATGTATTTGCGGTTGATTTAGCTTCTGGCTCTTCTTACGAGGTTGCCACTGATATAACAGCAGGAAACATTAATGCTACTGGATACAACCCTAAAGATGGTTATATATGGGGATCTTTAAGTTATCCTGAAAAGACAATAGTAAGAGTTGGTAAAAATTTTTCTGTAGATATTTACACCATTGATGCATTACCAACATCCAATAGATATATTGGAGATGTAAGTTATGAAGGCATTTATTATTTAAAAGCCGGCAACAATACTTATTACATTATTGATTTAGATCCTACATCACCCAGCTACTTAACTTCATTAGGTACTGGCACTTTATCTCAAGGAATTGTTGTACATGATTGGGCTTTTAATGCATTAGATAATCTTTTATATACCGTTGAGAAAGGAACAAATAAACTTTATAGAATAGATATTACTACAGGAATTGTAGAGAATTTAGGGGAAGTTCCCATCTTATCAGGTTTAAATTACACTTACGGTGCTGTTTATTTTGATAATATGGGAAATTTTTATGTATCAGCAAATCAAACAGGCACTGTATATATTATTAATGAAGTTACCAATTTAACTAACGGAAGTACTATTAACTCTAATATTTTTGCTTTCGGTCCATCAAGCTC encodes the following:
- a CDS encoding OstA-like protein — encoded protein: MKRLFILTFLFLAVQGFSQTKKIKVLSSQFSEADEEKYPGATILIGDVKIAHEGATLDCKRALLYKKKNLFKAAGEVVIEQGDSIIQYSDYAIYNGNTKKAKSWGNVEVNDKEMKMTTDTLHFDRKAQVLYYEHGATIKDKKNTLKSLRGTYFLEDKKFTAKSKVTVVNTKNHLESEHLDYYTNSSLAYLYGPSTITNLKDSTKIYSERGFYDTNTEVSYFVKRAKLFLKNRTVEGDSLYYDKRKGFASATNNIKVIDTLQNMVTKGNYAELYEEKDSIFIIKKAVAISEHQKDSMYIHGDKILITGKPEKRIVRIFNDVKIFKSDLQGKCDSIHTSQVTGLTKMFKNPILWSGKSQITGDSIHLLSEKKTNKLDSLFVIQNSFIIQKDSLAIDDYNQIKGRNIYGKFIKNEIKTMLVKGNAESLYFSRDDDTQKLETITKEIASDIEFTLEDNEIIETKYFKKSEGKTFPPSEFPKDEKKFRGFIWRGNEQPLTMEDIFIDDAPTTIKKDDLKTTTSNKGTTDKKINKDVLKAQEQLTKESLKKKTSPKYNFKKE
- a CDS encoding aspartate aminotransferase family protein, with translation MKEDFFKHQGQTTPHSLAIEISHAYGNYIYDTSGNKLLDFVAGVSANSLGHNHPKVNSAIKDQLSLYTHVMVYGEFIQKPQLELCKKIVATLPDDLSSVYLVNSGTEATEGALKLAKRFTGRSEIISAKNSYHGNTQGAMSVCGSEKQNQAYRPLIPGIKFITYNNEIDLEQITTKTAAVILETIQGGAGFIEPTNGYLTKVKEKCKAVGALLILDEIQTGIGRTGTFWGFENYKVIPDIIITGKGLGGGMPIGAFISSHEIMSSLKENPKLGHITTFGGHPVIAAAALATIEEITNANLTKETLRKEKLIRKLLEKHSKIKEIRGRGLMLAAIVASSEIASNVILNCLKEGLILFWLLFEGKAIRITPPLTISDSEIEIGCTILLNALNAIDNQNQSSQEEEE